GCGGCAAAATTCCTGGCAACCGTCGTGCCAGCATCGTTTTACCGCTTCCCGGTGGCCCGACAAAGATGAGATTGTGACCACCGGCAGCGGCAATTTCCAAGGCGCGGCGGGCGTGGACTTGACCTTTAACATCCTTTAAGTCAGGGCCGGCAAATTGCGCTGTCGCTAATTCTTTTAACCCATCCAGTTTCACCGGCACGTAGCGTTCTGGATTATTGAGCAAGTCTGCCACTTCAGCCAGATGCTTGCACCCGTAGACCGATATCCCTTGCACCACCGCCGCTTCCTGGGCGTTTGCCGCCGGCACAACCAAGCCGGTGATCCCTAGCCTTTGGGCAGCCGCTGCAATGGGCAACACGCCGGCAACGGGACGCAAACTGCCATCCAGGGAAACTTCCCCCAAAAATAAATAATCTCCCAATAACTCGGCACTAATTTGCTCAGAAGCGGCTAAAATCCCCACACTAATCGGTAGATCAAAGATTGGCCCTTCTTTTCGTAAATCTGCCGGTGTTAAATTAATCACAATTCGCCGCATTGGAAAGGCATAGCCGGCATTTTTCAGCGCCGCCTTGACTCTTTCTTTCGACTCTTGCACTGCAGTATCTGGCAGCCCCACCACCACAATTCCCGGCAAGCCACCCGACACATCAACTTCTACGCCTACTTTAACGGCGTCGATGCCAACCAGCGATGCACTCCAAACTCTCGCAAGCACTTTAATCTTCCTGAAATTGCTAAAAATTATCGTTCTGGAATTTGTATTTTTTAAAAAAGCTCACAAATCATTTATCACGAGCTAGGCAACCACCAGCATTCATAATAACGCTATCATTCTCTACCCACTCCCTCACAACTGAGCAAAATCTTCGCAATCTTTATTAACAAAAAGTAGTTTACTCAAATGCCTTACGCCCTTAGGATGGCATATAGCACAATCAAGGAAATATCTGCATGAGTGAAACCACAGAAACTATTTTCAGCAAAATTATTCGTAAGGAAATTCCAGCGGATATTGTTTATGAAGATGACTTGTGCCTTGCCTTCAAAGACATTCACCCGCAAGCGCCGGTGCACCTGCTGGTAATTCCCAAGAAACCGATTCCTAAACTTGCTGATGCGACCTCAGAAGATCACGCGCTGATGGGG
This DNA window, taken from Microcoleus sp. FACHB-68, encodes the following:
- a CDS encoding histidine triad nucleotide-binding protein, which codes for MSETTETIFSKIIRKEIPADIVYEDDLCLAFKDIHPQAPVHLLVIPKKPIPKLADATSEDHALMGHLLLIAKRVAEEAGLSNGFRLVINNGDDGGQTVDHLHLHILGGRHMKWPPG